A window from Canis lupus familiaris isolate Mischka breed German Shepherd chromosome 18, alternate assembly UU_Cfam_GSD_1.0, whole genome shotgun sequence encodes these proteins:
- the CBLL1 gene encoding E3 ubiquitin-protein ligase Hakai isoform X2 → MPAKAPPGDEEGFDYNEEERYDCKGGELFGNQRRFPGHLFWDFQINILGEKDDTPVHFCDKCGLPIKIYGRMIPCKHVFCYDCAILHEKKGDKMCPGCSDPVQRIEQCTRGSLFMCSIVQGCKRTYLSQRDLQAHINHRHMRAGKPVTRASLENVHPPIAPPPAEIPDRFLMPPDKHHMSHIPPKQHIMMPPPPLQHVPHEHYNQPHEDIRAPPAELSMAPPPPRSVSQETFRISTRKHSNLITVPIQDDSNSGAREPPPPAPAPAHHHPEYQGQPVVSHPHHIMPPQQHYAPPPPPPPPISHPMPHPPQAAGTPHLVYSQAPPPPMTSAPPPITPPPGHIIAQMPPYMNHPPPGPPPPQHGGPPVTAPPPHHYNPNSLPQFTEDQGTLSPPFTQPGGMSPGIWPAPRGPPPPPRMQGPPSQTPLPGPHHPDQTRYRPYYQ, encoded by the exons aagGATTTGATTATAATGAAGAAGAACGGTATGACTGTAAAGGGGGAGAACTGTTTGGAAATCAGCGAAGATTTCCTGGACACCTCTTTTGGGACTTCCAg ATAAACATCTTAGGTGAAAAGGATGATACACCAGTTCATTTCTGTGACAAATGTGGATTGCCTATTAAAATCTATGGGCGAATG ATTCCATGCAAGCATGTTTTTTGCTATGACTGTGctattttacatgaaaaaaaaggagataagatGTGTCCAGG CTGTAGTGATCCTGTGCAGCGAATCGAGCAGTGTACACGAGGTTCTCTCTTCATGTGTAGCATTGTTCAAGGGTGCAAGAGAACATACTTGTCTCAGCGAGACTTACAGGCTCATATCAACCACCGCCATATGAGAGCTGGAAAACCTGTTACCCGTGCTTCACTTGAAAACGTTCATCCTCCTATTGCTCCACCACCAGCTGAAATCCCTGATCGTTTTCTGATGCCGCCAGATAAGCACCACATGAGCCATATCCCGCCAAAGCAGCACATCATGATGCCGCCACCTCCTTTGCAACATGTGCCACACGAGCACTATAATCAGCCACATGAGGATATTCGTGCTCCTCCTGCAGAATTGTCCATGGCTCCTCCTCCACCTCGTTCGGTCAGTCAGGAAACCTTTCGTATTTCAACAAGAAAACACAGCAATTTAATAACTGTCCCTATTCAGGATGACTCAAATTCAGGTGCTAGAGAAccaccacctcctgccccagcacCTGCTCACCACCATCCTGAATATCAGGGTCAACCAGTGGTATCGCACCCTCATCATATTATGCCTCCACAGCAACATTAtgcaccacccccacctcctccaccaccaaTAAGCCATCCAATGCCACAtcctccccaggctgcaggtaCTCCTCACTTGGTTTATAGCCAAGCTCCACCTCCACCAATGACCTCTGCTCCACCACCAATAACCCCTCCCCCTGGACATATTATTGCCCAGATGCCACCTTATATGAATCATCCTCCTCCAGGACCTCCCCCACCTCAACATGGTGGTCCACCTGTAACTGCACCCCCTCCTCACCATTATAATCCCAACTCTTTACCCCAGTTCACTGAAGATCAAGGAACTCTGAGCCCTCCATTTACACAACCAGGGGGAATGAGTCCTGGTATCTGGCCTGCACCGAGagggccacctcctcctccacgaATGCAGGGTCCGCCTTCTCAAACCCCACTTCCTGGACCACATCATCCAGATCAGACAAGATATAGACCGTATTACCAATGA